The proteins below come from a single Vitis vinifera cultivar Pinot Noir 40024 chromosome 9, ASM3070453v1 genomic window:
- the LOC104880426 gene encoding LOW QUALITY PROTEIN: large ribosomal subunit protein uL30y (The sequence of the model RefSeq protein was modified relative to this genomic sequence to represent the inferred CDS: inserted 1 base in 1 codon; substituted 2 bases at 2 genomic stop codons), whose protein sequence is MGEEEAKGGPVIPESVLKKQKRSEEWTLXKKQEVEAKKKKNAENRKLIYSRAKQYAKEYEEQQKELIQLKHEAKLKGGFYVDPEVKLLFIIRIRGINAMHSKTRXILQLLRLRQIFNGVFLKVNKATMNMLHRVEPYVTYGYPNLKSVRELIYKRGYGKLNKQRTALTDNSIVEQALGKFGIICMEDLIHEIMTVGPHFKEANNFLXPFKLKAPFGGLKKKRNHYVEGGDAGNRENYINELIRSLISFASY, encoded by the exons ATGGGTGAAGAGGAAGCCAAGGGAGGACCAGTGATTCCAGAGTCTGTGCTGAAGAAACAGAAGAGGAGCGAGGAATGGACAT GCAAGAAGCAAGAGGTTGAGgcgaaaaagaagaagaatgctGAGAATCGGAAACTGATTTACAGTAGAGCTAAGCAGTATGCAAAGGAGTATGAGGAGCAG CAAAAGGAGCTGATTCAATTGAAGCATGAGGCTAAGCTGAAGGGTGGATTTTACGTTGATCCAGAGGTTAAACTTCTATTTATTATTCGTATCCGTGG TATCAATGCTATGCACTCGAAGACGAGATAGATTTTGCAGCTCTTGCGTTTGAGACA GATATTCAATGGGGTGTTTCTTAAAGTGAACAAAGCAACAATGAACATGTTGCACAGGGTTGAGCCTTATGTGACTTATGG GTACCCCAATTTGAAGAGTGTGCGAGAACTGATTTACAAGAGGGGCTATGGAAAGTTGAACAAGCAGAGAACTGCCTTGACCGACAACTCCATTGTGGAACAG GCTTTGGGGAAGTTTGGGATTATTTGCATGGAAGATCTTATTCATGAAATCATGACTGTTGGACCTCATTTTAAGGAGGCCAACAACTTCCTATGACCATTTAAGCTGAAGGCACCATTTGGTGgtttgaagaagaagaggaatcaCTATGTTGAAGGAGGAGATGCTGGAAACCGTGAAAATTACATCAATGAGCTCATCAGAAGTTTGATATCTTTTGCTTCTTATTAG
- the LOC104880447 gene encoding receptor-like protein EIX1, whose product MEKISIIGFILAILYFITTELACNGHTRIDNNVESEQKALIDFKSGLKDPNNRLSSWKGSTYCYWQGISCENGTGFVISIDLHNPYPRENVYENWSSMNLSGEISPSLIKLKSLKYLDLSFNSFKAMPVPQFFGSLENLIYLNLSSAGFSGSIPSNLRNLSSLQYLDLSSEYLDDIDSMYLYDIDSEYFNNLFVENIEWMTDLVSLKYLSMNYVNLSLVGSQWVEVANKLPSLTELHLGGCSLSGSFPSPSFVNLTSLAVIAINSNHFNSKFPNWLLNVSNLVSIDISHNQLHGRIPLGLGELPNLQYLDLSWNFNLRRSISQLLRKSWKKIEVLNLARNELHGSIPSSIGNFCNLKYLDLGFNLLNGSLPEIIKGLETCRSKSPLPNLTELYLHRNQLMGTLPNWLGELKNLRVLALSGNKFEGPIPFFLWTLQHLEYMYLSWNELNGSLPDSVGQLSQLQGLGVGSNHMSGSLSEQHFLKLSKLEYLRMGSNCFHLNVSPNWVPPFQVKYLFLDSWHLGPSFPAWLQSQKNLEDLDFSNDSISSPIPDWFWNISLNLQRLNLSHNQLQGQLPNSLKFHYGESEIDFSSNLFEGPIPFSIKGVYFLDLSHNKFSVPIPLSRGESMLDLRYLLLSDNQITGAIPSNIGESLPNLIFLSLSGNQITGAIPSNIGESLPGLYFLSLSGNQITGTIPDSIGRITYLEVIDFSRNNLIGSIPSTINNCSNLFVLDLGNNNLFGIIPKSLGQLQSLQSLHLNHNELSGELPSSFQNLTGLEVLDLSYNKLLGEVPAWIGAAFVNLVILNLRSNVFCGRLPSRLSNLSSLHVLDLAQNNLMGEIPITLVELKAMAQEQMNIYWLNENANSWYEERLVVIAKGQSLEYTRTLSLVVGIDLSDNNLSGEFPQEITKLFGLVVLNLSRNHITGQIPENISMLRQLSSLDLSSNKLSGTIPSSMASLSFLSYLNLSNNNFYGEIPFIGQMATFPELAFVGNPDLRGPPLATKCQDEDPNKWQSVVSDKNDGGFIDQWFYFSISLGFTMGVLVPYYVLATRKSWCEAYFDFVDEIVRWLLRGRAIYAKNHPRRR is encoded by the exons ATGGAGAAAATTTCGATTATTGGTTTCATTTTAGCTATTCTCTATTTCATAACAACAGAACTTGCATGTAATGGTCATACCCGTATCGACAATAATGTTGAATCTGAACAAAAGGCTCTTATCGACTTCAAAAGTGGTCTCAAAGATCCCAACAATCGGCTTTCATCATGGAAAGGAAGCACTTATTGCTATTGGCAAGGAATTAGTTGCGAAAATGGCACAGGATTTGTCATTTCAATTGATCTTCATAACCCTTATCCTCGTGAGAATGTATATGAGAACTGGAGCTCTATGAACTTGAGTGGAGAAATTAGTCCTTCATTGATAAAACTCAAGTCTTTGAAATATCTAGATTTGAGTTTCAACTCATTCAAAGCCATGCCAGTTCCTCAATTCTTTGGGTCTCTGGAGAATTTAATATATCTAAACTTATCGAGTGCTGGGTTTAGTGGATcaattccttcaaatttaagGAATCTTTCTAGCTTGCAATATCTCGATCTTTCTTCTGAGTATCTTGACGATATTGATTCTATGTATCTTTACGATATTGATTctgaatattttaataatttatttgttgaaaatattgaatGGATGACTGACCTTGTTTCCTTGAAGTATCTTAGTATGAATTATGTTAACCTTTCATTGGTAGGAAGTCAGTGGGTTGAGGTGGCAAACAAGCTTCCAAGTTTAACCGAGTTGCATCTAGGTGGTTGTAGCCTTTCTGGCTCATTTCCATCTCCAAGCTTTGTTAATCTTACTTCACTTGCTGTTATAGCTATCAACTCGAACcacttcaattccaagtttcctAACTGGCTTTTAAATGTTAGCAACCTTGTATCCATTGATATAAGTCACAATCAATTGCATGGGAGAATTCCACTTGGTCTTGGTGAGCTACCCAATTTGCAATACTTAGATCTATCTTGGAATTTCAATCTCAGGCGCAGTATCTCTCAACTATTGAGGAAGAGTTGGAAAAAGATAGAAGTTCTAAATTTGGCTCGTAATGAATTACATG GTTCAATTCCAAGCTCCATTGGAAACTTTTGCAACTTAAAATATCTGGATTTGGGTTTTAATCTCTTGAATGGAAGTTTACCTGAGATTATCAAAGGACTTGAAACCTGCAGATCTAAAAGTCCTTTGCCTAATTTGACGGAATTATACTTGCACAGGAATCAATTGATGGGAACATTGCCGAATTGGTTGGGTGAGCTTAAAAATCTTAGGGTACTTGCTTTATCCGGTAACAAATTTGAAGGTcccatccctttttttttatggacatTGCAACACCTGGAGTATATGTATCTTTCATGGAATGAGTTGAATGGAAGTCTCCCAGATAGTGTTGGACAACTTTCTCAACTGCAAGGCTTGGGTGTTGGTTCCAATCATATGAGTGGAAGTCTCTCTGAACAACATTTTTTGAAGTTGAGTAAGTTGGAGTATCTACGGATGGGATCCAATTGTTTCCATTTGAATGTTAGTCCCAATTGGGTTCCCCCTTTCCAGGtgaaatatctttttttggatTCATGGCACTTGGGTCCTTCATTTCCGGCTTGGCTTCAGTCTCAAAAGAACCTCGAGGATCTTGATTTCTCAAATGACAGCATTTCAAGTCCCATTCCAGACTGGTTTTGGAATATTTCTTTGAATCTGCAACGGTTGAATCTTTCTCACAATCAATTACAAGGTCAGCTaccaaattcattaaaatttcattatggTGAATCAGAGATTGATTTCAGTTCCAACCTCTTTGAAGGACCTattcctttttcaatcaaagggGTCTATTTTCTAGATCTCTCCCATAATAAATTTTCTGTCCCTATCCCACTGAGCAGAGGTGAATCCATGTTAGACTTGAGATACCTTCTTCTTTCCGATAATCAAATAACAGGGGCCATCCCATCAAACATAGGCGAATCCCTACCCAACttgattttcctttctctctcgGGTAATCAAATAACAGGGGCCATCCCATCAAACATAGGTGAATCCCTACCTGGCTTGTATTTCCTTTCTCTCTCGGGTAATCAAATAACAGGGACCATCCCAGATTCCATAGGACGCATCACCTATCTTGAAGTCATTGATTTTTCAAGGAATAATTTGATTGGAAGCATTCCTTCTACCATAAATAATTGCTCTAACCTTTTTGTGTTAGACCTTGGAAACAACAATCTGTTTGGGATAATACCAAAGTCGTTGGGCCAGTTACAATCACTCCAATCACTGCACTTGAACCACAACGAGCTTTCAGGAGAGCTCCCctcatctttccaaaatttaacaGGCTTGGAAGTTCTTGATCTTAGTTACAACAAATTGTTGGGTGAGGTTCCTGCATGGATTGGAGCTGCTTTCGTAAATCTGGTAATACTCAACTTGAGGTCGAATGTGTTTTGTGGAAGACTTCCCTCCCGACTTTCAAATTTAAGCTCCCTGCATGTCTTAGACCTTGCACAAAACAATCTGATGGGTGAAATTCCAATCACTTTGGTTGAGCTTAAAGCCATGGCTCAAGAGCAAATGAATATATATTGGTTAAATGAGAATGCCAACTCCTGGTATGAAGAACGATTGGTTGTGATTGCCAAAGGCCAAAGTCTTGAATATACCAGGACTCTTTCTCTTGTTGTAGGCATTGACCTATCGGACAATAATTTAAGTGGAGAGTTTCCCCAAGAAATAACAAAATTGTTTGGTTTGGTGGTTTTGAACTTGTCGAGGAATCACATCACTGGCCAAATTCCTGAAAACATTTCAATGTTGCGACAATTGTCATCTCTTGATTTGTCAAGCAATAAGCTTTCCGGCACCATTCCTTCAAGCATGGCCTCATTATCATTCTTGAGTTATTTGAATCTATCAAATAACAATTTCTATGGTGAGATCCCCTTTATAGGGCAAATGGCAACCTTCCCCGAGCTGGCCTTTGTGGGAAACCCTGATCTACGTGGACCTCCACTAGCCACAAAATGCCAAGATGAAGATCCAAATAAATGGCAAAGTGTTGTTAGTGacaaaaatgatggtggctttATTGATCAATGGTTTTACTTCAGCATTAGCTTGGGATTTACTATGGGAGTCCTAGTTCCATATTATGTTTTGGCAACAAGGAAATCTTGGTGTGAGgcctattttgattttgtggatGAGATTGTCAGATGGTTGTTGAGAGGAAGAGCAATCTATGCCAAAAATCATCCTAGAAGGCGATAA